The Pseudodesulfovibrio cashew genomic sequence GGGCCGCGCATCGGCCTCCGGCACCTCCGCTCCCGGCTGATTGTCAGGAGCCGCCCGCTGTGGTATGCCGGTTCCTCACGGGGCGCGGCTTCCGCTCTCCTTTTTCGCTTTTCGAGTACGCCGCAATGAAACTGACCACACGAAGCCGTTACGGAACCCGCCTCCTCCTCGACATCGCCCTGCACAGCCAGGACGGCAGCCCCGTGCCCAGCAAAGACACGGCACGGAGGGAAGGGCTGTCGCTCAAGTACCTGGAGCGGCTCATTCAGATGCTCAAGCAGGCGGGCTACGTCAAGGGTAAGCGCGGCCCCAACGGGGGCAACGTGCTGATCCGCGAGCCTGCGGACATCTCCATCGGTGAAGTGGCCCGGATTCTTGACGGCGAGGAACAGGTTCTGGGGTGTGAGGGGGATGTCACCACCTGCCCGCGTGCCGCCGTCTGTCTCAAACGGTCCATCTGGGACGACGCCAGCATGGCCATGTACAAGATGCTCGACTCCTATTCCCTGGCAGACCTGATGAAGGACGCGTATCTGTGTCCGCATAATCCGCCGCAAGAGGAATAGACGCCCGACCGCGATCGGAAACAACCAAGGCCATGAGGGAGGCTGCACGTTGTTCAAGAGATTTCGAGAAAGCCTGATTGCCAAGATGATCCTGTCCGGGGGAGTGACGCTGCTGCTCTGCGTATTCCTGTGGACGGGATTCAACGTTTTCTACTTCAAGCGTAATGTGGAAGACAACGTCATGTCCGACATCGCCATGTTGTCGGACACGATCATGCTCGGCCTGCACTACGCCATGATGCTCGACTCCGAGAAGGACATCGAGGAGAACATCAACAATATCAGCAAGCAGGAAGACATCCGCAATATCCGCGTCTACAACAAGGAAGGGCGCATCGTTTTTTCCAATATCCCGGAGGAGGTGGGGACCACCATCGACCGGACGGCCCCTTCCTGCCGGAGCTGCCACCAGTACGATCCGCCGCCCGCGACCATGCCCCTGTCCGAACGCAGCCGGATGTTCAAGTCGGGGGGTGAGCGGCTGATGGGCATCATGACGCCCATTCCCAATTCCGAGGGGTGTTCGCCCGGGCCGTGTCACGTGCACAGCAACGACGAGAAGGTCCTGGGCCTGCTGGACGTGAGCCTGAACATGGACAAGAAGAACGCCATGATCGCCACCTTCGAGCAGGTCAACGTGGGCATCTCCGTGGTGGTTTTCGTGGCCACGTTCATCGCCCTGTTCGTCTTCACCTACAAATTTATCTTCCGGCCCATCACGCGCTACATCAAGGCTACGCGGGGCATCAGCGAGGGGTATGCCTTTTCGCCCATCGACGTGGAGCAGGCCGACGAGATCGGGACCCTGGGACAGGCCTTCAACATCATGGGCCAGCGTGTTTCGGAAAAGCACCGCGAGCTGATGGAGCAGCGGGAGGAATTCCGCAACCTGTTCGACAACGTGCCTTGTCTGGTCAGCGTGGTGGACAGGGATTTCCGGGTGGTGCAGCACAACAACGCCTACGAGCGCCACTTCGGCCTGCCCATGGGCAACCGCTGCTGGCAGATCAACAAGGGGCGGCTCGAAAAATGCGAGGCGTGCCCTGTGGAGCGGACTTTCGAGGACGGCCTTTCGCACATGAGCGAGGAGTCCGGCCTGTCCAAGGACGGCAAGCCCATCCACTGGATCGTCTACACCTCGCCCGTGCACGACAAGCACGGCAAGGTGGTGGCGGCCATGGAGATGATGATCGACATCACCTGGCGCAAGGAGCTGGAGAGCCGCCTTGCCCAGTCCGAGCGGCGTTATCACGCCATCTTCGACTCCATTCCCAACGCCATCTTCATCCTGGATCGGGAGTCCCTGGAGATTCTCAACTGCAACGACTCCTCGGAGGGCATCTACGGATGGGCTCCCCAGGAGCTGCGCGGCCGCTCCTTCCTGGAGTTCTTCCGAGAGGAGGAACTCTCCGACTGGAACCATCTTGTCCGCTCCAAGGGCGAGATCGAGCTGTGTACGCACATCACCCGGACCGGCAAGCCGATCTTCGTGTTCATGCGCATCTCGCCAGCCAGCTTCGACGACAGGGAAACCCTGATAGTCACCTGCACGGACGTGACCAAGCGCATGGAGGCCGAGCAGCAGCTCATCCAGGCGAGCAAGATGACCACTCTGGGCGAGATGTCCACGGGCGTGGCTCATGAGCTCAACCAGCCGCTGACCATCCTCAAGGCCATCTCCAATTTGCTCTCTCGCAAGGTTTCCAGGAAAGCCCCGGTGGAGCCGGGGATCATGGAGGAGATGGCCGAGGGCATCTCCACCCATGTGGACCGGGCGAGCAAGATTATCGAGCACATGCGGGAATTCGGGCGCAAGGCGGACCTCAAGACCATGCCGGTGCAGCTGAACGAGGTGCTGGAGCGTGGTTTCGAGTTCTTCAGCCAGCAGCTCAAGGTCCACAACATTGAGGTGGTCTGGGACCTGGATAAGAACCTCCCCATGATCATGGCCGACTCCAACCGGCTGGAGCAGGTGGTGGTCAACCTGTTGCTCAACGCCAGGGACGCCATCGAGGAGAAGTGGAAGGGGCGCGGACTGGACGCGGACAAGCGCATTCATATCCGTTCCTTCCGCAAGGACTCTAGCGTCTTCTTCCGGGTCTGCGACACGGGCGCGGGTATCCCCGACCCCATCCGCGACAGGTTGTTCGAGCCCTTCTTCACCACCAAGAGCGTGGGCAAGGGCACAGGACTGGGCCTGTCCATCTCCTACGGTATCGTGGGCGACTACGGCGGAGACATCAAGGTCGTGGAGTGGGAGGGCGAGGGCGCCTGCTTCGAGATTTCCTTCCCGGTTGCCGAGTGCGGGATGTAACCGGTTTCTCGGTACGTCTGCCGGACTGATTCAGGCGTTGCGGGCAAGGGAGGTGAGTACCGCCTCCCGGATTCGTGCCGCCAGTTCCTCGGCCTCCGTGGGCTTGAACAGGAAGTCGAACGCTCCGGCGCGAATTGCCTTGATGCCGTCCAGAACGCTGCCCTGGCCGGTGAGCATGATCACCGGTACGCCGGGGAAGCGCCTGCGTAGGGCCTTGAGCGTTTGCACGCCGTCCAGTCCGGGCATCAGCACGTCCAGCACCACCACGTCCACCGGAGCCCTCTCCAGAATGCAATAGGCCTCGTAGCCGTCCGTAGCCGTTTCCACAGCCATACCCAGCCTGCCCAGCCGTTTTGCCATGACGGCGGTGAACTCGCTTTCGTCGTCCACCAGCAGGACACGGATGGGGATGGGGCAAAGAGTCATGCCTTCCTGTGTTTCAAGGGGCATGCCAGCAGCACTTCCTGCGTCCGTTATTCTTTGCGAAATTTTATTTCAAAAAAATATTCAGTAATTTCATTTTGATATCTTTTGGTACGCCTGTTGGCTTAAATAAATTGGATACGTGAACTTTCTTTTTCCATTTGATATCGACTGGCGAACCTGCGGCAAGCGGTACGAAACGTACCGCTTGCCGCTCTGTTTTGATTTTATCCGGTACGATCAGGGCTTTTGTGACCTTTTCACCGGGAGTGGGGCGAATGGTGCCATTGATACAAAAAGTACCGGTTTAGTCTGTTTCAGCTACCAAATCGGCCACCGATTCCTTGATGGAGAGCGTGAATGGCCGGGATCTGCATTACGGTTGCTTGAGCTAAATAAGCTTTTATTTCAATAGGTAGAAGTGCTTTTTGCTGCGTCTGACCTGATGTGACGTGGTCGGAGGCTGGCATGTGCCTTGCTCATTGGGAAATGACAGGGCGCAGGACCGCGCCCGAAGGAAAGCACCATGCCCCCGGAAAAGAAAGCATACGACAAACTTACGCGGAACATCGCGCTGTCCGTGATCACGGTGTCCATCGCACCGCTGATCATGGTCGGGGGGCTCATCTTCGACCAGTTCCGGTCCATCTATCATGAAAAGGTCTACGCCCATCTGGCCGAGGTGGTGGACAAGCACGCGGTCAACATTGACGATTTTTTGCGGGAAAAGTTGTATGAAACACAGTATCTGGCCGGAGTTCATACCTACGGGGAACTGGTCGAGCCCGGGGTCATGGAGCGGGTGCTCAGAAGTATGCAGTCGCAGTTCGGCCGCATCTTCGTTGACTTGGGCGTCGTCGACAGTACCGGCCACCAGGTCGCCTATGCAGGGCCTTACGCCCTGTTGGGCGCCGATTATTCCCAAGCCACCTGGTACCTGGACTCCCGCTCCGGGACCGCGTCCATCAGCGACGTGTTCGAGGGGCTCCGGCAGTCGCCCCATTTCATCATCGCCGCGAACAGCGGGGAAGCGGACCACCCGTGGACCCTGCGCGCCACCATCGACTTCCTGGCCTTCAGCAACATGGTCGAGAATATCCGCATGGGTGAGACCGGCTATGCCTACATTCTCAATGAGGACGGCGTGTTCCAGACCCGTCCTCCCCAGAACCGGGTCAAGGACATGGCCCTGGAGCCGGGCAGGATCGTTCGCTTCAAGGGCGCGCCTTCCGGCGTGACCATCAGGGAGTCCAAAGGCGATGACGGGGAGACCTATCTGACCGTCTCCTCACTGCTCAAGAACGGCCAGTGGAAGCTGATCTACCGTCAGGCCGAGTCCGACGCCTTCTCCGATATGGTCCACGCCGAATACGTTACCCTGGCAATCTTTCTGTTGGGCGGCCTGGCCATCGTGGTCATGGCGGTGCTCATCTCCCGCAAGCTGGTGGCCCGCTGGCGCTCCCTGGATCGCGAGTCCGAGCTCATCAACAAGCAGATGGTCGAGACCGGCAAGCTGGCCGCCATCGGCGAGCTGGCGGCAGGCATTGCCCACGAGATCAACAACCCGGTGGCGATCATGATCGAGGAAGCCGGGTGGGCAGGCGATCTGCTGGCGGACGAGGGGCGCGAGCTGCGTTCCGCCGAAGAGATAGACCGCGCCCTGCGCCAGGTGCGCACTCAGGGCAAGCGGTGCAAGGACATCACCCACAAGCTGCTCAGTTTCGCCCGCCAGACCGACTCCCGCGCCAATCCGGTCCACCTCCCGGACCTCATACGCGAGATCGTGGGGCTCTCCGAGCAGCAGGCTCGTTTCGCCCACGTGGATTTTACGCTGGACCTGCCGGAATCCATGCCTCTGGTCAACGGCTCGGCCACCGAGCTGCAACAGGTTTTTCTCAATCTCATCAACAACGCCATGCAGGCCATGGAGCTCTCGGGCGGCGAACTTTCTGTCGCCTGCCGAGAAGAGCACGGCCAGGCCGTGATTGAAGTCCGGGACACCGGTCCCGGAATCCCGGCCGCCAACCTCAGCCGTATTTTCGAGCCTTTCTTCACCACCAAACCGGTGGGCAAGGGCAGCGGCCTGGGGTTGTCCATCTGCTACGGGATCATCCACCGCATGGGTGGTGACATAGACGTCGATAGCGTGGTGGGCTCGGGCACCCGGTTCACAGTCCGGCTGCCTTTCCCGCCCCCCGGACATTTTCAGGAAAGCAAAAAGGAGATTCGTCATGACTGATGCCATCGTGTTGCTCGTGGACGATGAGGAAGGTTTCGTCGAGGCCATGTCCAAGCGGCTGAGCAAGCGGAACATGACCGTCTACAAGGCGTTCGACGGAGACCAGGCCCTGGCCCGGCTCGCCGAACACCGGGACATTCAGGTGGTGATTCTCGACATGAAGATGCCGGGCAAGGACGGCCTGGTGGTGCTTCAGGAGATCAAGGAGGCGGCCCCCATGGTGGAGGTGATCATGCTCACCGGCCACGCCACGGTGCCCACGGCCGTGGAGGGCATCCAGTACGGAGCCTACGACTATCTGATGAAGCCCTGCGATTTCAACACCCTCAACGAGAAGATCCTTGAGGCCGTGGAGCTGTTCAAGCGGCACGATGAAGAGGCTGTAGAAGCCCGTGTCGGCGACATTGCCCAGCGCATGATCTGACCCCGGAGGAAGAGGAATCATGATCGGGAACGGAAAGGACGTCAGGCTGCTGCTGGTGGACGACGAGACCGGTTTTGCCGACGTGGTCTGCAAGCGCATGTCCCATCGGGGCGTGCTTGCCACGTCCGCATCCAGCGGCGAAGAGGCGGTTCGCCTCCTGCGGGAGTGCGAATTCGACGTGGCCGTGGTGGACCTCAAGCTCGAAGGCATGAGCGGGATCGAGATCCTTAAGGTCTTCAAGCTGATGGTCCCGGCCATGCCGGTGGTCATGCTTACCGGCCACGGCAGCGGCGATGCCCGACAGGCGTGCCTTGAGCTAGGAGCGGCCTGCTATCTTTCCAAGCCCGTGGATTTCGAACGGCTCCTGGTCAAGATTCTCTGGCTCGGGAAGGGAGGGAAGGCCGCATGAGCGAAGTACGAGTTCTGCTGGTGGACGACGAACCCCGGTTTTCCGCGCCCCTGGGAAAGCGGTTGGCCAAGCGCGGATTCGCGGTCGGCACCGTGGACAGCGGACAGAAGGCCCTGGACCTGCTGGAGACAGAGGGCTTCGACGTGGTCCTGCTCGACATCAAGATGGCGGGCATGGACGGCATCAACACTCTGGGAAAGCTCAAGCGGCGACATCCCAGAGTGGAGGTGATCATGCTCACGGCCCATGCCAACACGGAGATGGTCATTTCCTGCCTGGCCATGGGGGCGTGCGACTATTTGTTGAAACCCGCGGACATGGAAGAGCTGGTCAGGAAGATCGGTGAGGCCGTGCGCCGCGACAACCGGAAACCGGCAGACCGGTAGCCGGACAGAGACTGGAAACAACCTTAAGAGGAAGAGAGGAAGCCATGAGATTTTTCAAGGATTGGGGCCGATTCATGATGGCCGGGGCAGGCGCTCTGGCCAGATGGGAAATAGAGAACGCCAAGTCCATCACCGGAAGCCGGAAAAAGCTGCTGCTCATCGCGCTGCTGACCATCCCGGCCGTCCTGGGCAGCATCGCCTTCGCCGACCAGATCGGACCGGCGCTGCCCGACCTGCTCGGCGGCAAGAAGGCCTACAGCCCGGCCTTCTACAGCCTGGGGATCTACATGGTGTCCATCGCCATCGGCATGGGTGCCGGGTTGATCACCGGCTGTATCGGCGCGGGCGGCGGCTTCATCATCGCCCCGGCGCTCATGAGCGCGGGCATCAAGGGCATCCTGGCCGTGGGCACCGACCTGTTCCACATCTTTGCCAAGGCGATCATGGGCAGCGTCATCCACCGCAAGCTCGGCAACGTGTCCGTGGCACTGGCCGCGGTCTTCCTGATCGGCGCCGTGCTCGGGGCCACCACGGGCGGCGTGATCAACCGGATGCTCTATGAGATCAACCCCGTGCTCAGCGACGCGTTCATCACCACGGTCTATTCGCTCATGCTCGGCTTCCTGGGCTTCTATGCCCTCACCGACTTCCTGCGCTCGCGCAAGGCCGGGAAGGGCGGCGACGCCCACGGCGGCGGCGAAGGCGCTGAGCTGGGCGGCCTCTCCCGTTCCCTGCAGGACGTCAAGTTCCCGCCCATGATCAAGTTCGACGAGGACCTTATTCCCGGCGGACGGCGCATCTCCTGGGTGTTCCTGGTCCTGTCCGGCATGCTCGTCGGCCTGGCTGCGGGCATCATGGGCGTCGGCGGCGGGTTCCTGACCTTCCCCATCTTCGTCTACATCCTGGGCGTCTCGTCCATGACCACGGTCGGCACCGACATCTTCCAGATCGTGTTCACCGCAGGCTTCGCGTCCATCACCCAGTACGCCATCTACGGCTTCATCTTCTTCACCCTGGCCATGGGCATGCTCATCGGCTCCCTGCTCGGCATCCAGATCGGGGCTCTTGTGACCAAGGTCGTGCCCGGCATCACCATCCGGGGATTCTACGCCATGGCCGTCCTGGCCGGGTTCATGAACCGGATCTTCGCCCTGCCCAGCAAGCTCGGTGAAATGGGGGTCATCTCCATCTCGCCCGGCCTGGGATCGCTACTCAATAACATCGGCATCTGGCTGTTCTTCATCGTTATCGGCGGGTTCTCGGTCTGGGTCATCGGCACCTTCCTGAAGAACATCCCGGTACTCAAGCGAGAGGAGGCATAGTCATGATTTACAACAAGAAAGAGTTCTACGGAGGGGCCGGTCTTCTGGTCGTCTTCTTCATCGTCCTGGTCATCATGTTCCAGCCCATCTTCAGCGGCCACAACGCCATGCAGTACCTGGACAACCTCTACAACTCCATCTCCAAGGGGTCCGTGGAATACGCCCCGGCCATGAAGCCGGAAGTGGCGGCAGTCATGGGCAAGACCGTGGACCTGACCCTGGCCTATCCCAGCGAGGCCGAAGCCGCCCAGTCAGCGAAGATGTTCGCCATGACCGGCGTGGTGGCCGCGGCCTCCGGAACCGAGGTCAAGGTCTCGGGCTCCCTGGGGAGCATCCTGAACGGCACCCTTGAGGATTCCTCGGCCCTGTACGGCAACGACGGCAAGTACCTGGAGGACAAGTACGGCCTGGACGCGCGGCGGCCGGTCTACAACTGGTGGACGAGTCTGAAGCTCATGGACAAGGCGCTCAAGAAGCAGAAGGAGTTCGCCTCGGCCAAGCTGGCTAACACCGTGCAGAAGAAGGTGGTGGAGGCGGCCTACAACTATTACGGCGTGGAGCCCGTCCACATCATGGACAAGCTCGGGCTGGTCATCTTCTCCCTGGCCTTCTACGTCTTCTACACCCTTTGGTACGGCTTCGCCATCCTCTTCGTCTTCGAAGGATGGGGCCTGCGACTGAGTCATTGATTTGCAAACGGACCACACACCATACCCTCAGCACGTCCCGGCGGTAATCCTGCCCGCCGGGGCGTGCGCCCCTCTTTTCGGGAAAGGGTTTACTTGCCGGTACGGACATTATATTTCTTCATGATGAGGAAAGCGCGATGAACCTCCAGA encodes the following:
- a CDS encoding response regulator, which gives rise to MSEVRVLLVDDEPRFSAPLGKRLAKRGFAVGTVDSGQKALDLLETEGFDVVLLDIKMAGMDGINTLGKLKRRHPRVEVIMLTAHANTEMVISCLAMGACDYLLKPADMEELVRKIGEAVRRDNRKPADR
- a CDS encoding response regulator: MPLETQEGMTLCPIPIRVLLVDDESEFTAVMAKRLGRLGMAVETATDGYEAYCILERAPVDVVVLDVLMPGLDGVQTLKALRRRFPGVPVIMLTGQGSVLDGIKAIRAGAFDFLFKPTEAEELAARIREAVLTSLARNA
- a CDS encoding PAS domain S-box protein, whose amino-acid sequence is MFKRFRESLIAKMILSGGVTLLLCVFLWTGFNVFYFKRNVEDNVMSDIAMLSDTIMLGLHYAMMLDSEKDIEENINNISKQEDIRNIRVYNKEGRIVFSNIPEEVGTTIDRTAPSCRSCHQYDPPPATMPLSERSRMFKSGGERLMGIMTPIPNSEGCSPGPCHVHSNDEKVLGLLDVSLNMDKKNAMIATFEQVNVGISVVVFVATFIALFVFTYKFIFRPITRYIKATRGISEGYAFSPIDVEQADEIGTLGQAFNIMGQRVSEKHRELMEQREEFRNLFDNVPCLVSVVDRDFRVVQHNNAYERHFGLPMGNRCWQINKGRLEKCEACPVERTFEDGLSHMSEESGLSKDGKPIHWIVYTSPVHDKHGKVVAAMEMMIDITWRKELESRLAQSERRYHAIFDSIPNAIFILDRESLEILNCNDSSEGIYGWAPQELRGRSFLEFFREEELSDWNHLVRSKGEIELCTHITRTGKPIFVFMRISPASFDDRETLIVTCTDVTKRMEAEQQLIQASKMTTLGEMSTGVAHELNQPLTILKAISNLLSRKVSRKAPVEPGIMEEMAEGISTHVDRASKIIEHMREFGRKADLKTMPVQLNEVLERGFEFFSQQLKVHNIEVVWDLDKNLPMIMADSNRLEQVVVNLLLNARDAIEEKWKGRGLDADKRIHIRSFRKDSSVFFRVCDTGAGIPDPIRDRLFEPFFTTKSVGKGTGLGLSISYGIVGDYGGDIKVVEWEGEGACFEISFPVAECGM
- a CDS encoding response regulator — encoded protein: MIGNGKDVRLLLVDDETGFADVVCKRMSHRGVLATSASSGEEAVRLLRECEFDVAVVDLKLEGMSGIEILKVFKLMVPAMPVVMLTGHGSGDARQACLELGAACYLSKPVDFERLLVKILWLGKGGKAA
- a CDS encoding sensor histidine kinase — encoded protein: MPPEKKAYDKLTRNIALSVITVSIAPLIMVGGLIFDQFRSIYHEKVYAHLAEVVDKHAVNIDDFLREKLYETQYLAGVHTYGELVEPGVMERVLRSMQSQFGRIFVDLGVVDSTGHQVAYAGPYALLGADYSQATWYLDSRSGTASISDVFEGLRQSPHFIIAANSGEADHPWTLRATIDFLAFSNMVENIRMGETGYAYILNEDGVFQTRPPQNRVKDMALEPGRIVRFKGAPSGVTIRESKGDDGETYLTVSSLLKNGQWKLIYRQAESDAFSDMVHAEYVTLAIFLLGGLAIVVMAVLISRKLVARWRSLDRESELINKQMVETGKLAAIGELAAGIAHEINNPVAIMIEEAGWAGDLLADEGRELRSAEEIDRALRQVRTQGKRCKDITHKLLSFARQTDSRANPVHLPDLIREIVGLSEQQARFAHVDFTLDLPESMPLVNGSATELQQVFLNLINNAMQAMELSGGELSVACREEHGQAVIEVRDTGPGIPAANLSRIFEPFFTTKPVGKGSGLGLSICYGIIHRMGGDIDVDSVVGSGTRFTVRLPFPPPGHFQESKKEIRHD
- a CDS encoding response regulator, translated to MTDAIVLLVDDEEGFVEAMSKRLSKRNMTVYKAFDGDQALARLAEHRDIQVVILDMKMPGKDGLVVLQEIKEAAPMVEVIMLTGHATVPTAVEGIQYGAYDYLMKPCDFNTLNEKILEAVELFKRHDEEAVEARVGDIAQRMI
- a CDS encoding sulfite exporter TauE/SafE family protein; protein product: MRFFKDWGRFMMAGAGALARWEIENAKSITGSRKKLLLIALLTIPAVLGSIAFADQIGPALPDLLGGKKAYSPAFYSLGIYMVSIAIGMGAGLITGCIGAGGGFIIAPALMSAGIKGILAVGTDLFHIFAKAIMGSVIHRKLGNVSVALAAVFLIGAVLGATTGGVINRMLYEINPVLSDAFITTVYSLMLGFLGFYALTDFLRSRKAGKGGDAHGGGEGAELGGLSRSLQDVKFPPMIKFDEDLIPGGRRISWVFLVLSGMLVGLAAGIMGVGGGFLTFPIFVYILGVSSMTTVGTDIFQIVFTAGFASITQYAIYGFIFFTLAMGMLIGSLLGIQIGALVTKVVPGITIRGFYAMAVLAGFMNRIFALPSKLGEMGVISISPGLGSLLNNIGIWLFFIVIGGFSVWVIGTFLKNIPVLKREEA
- a CDS encoding RrF2 family transcriptional regulator encodes the protein MKLTTRSRYGTRLLLDIALHSQDGSPVPSKDTARREGLSLKYLERLIQMLKQAGYVKGKRGPNGGNVLIREPADISIGEVARILDGEEQVLGCEGDVTTCPRAAVCLKRSIWDDASMAMYKMLDSYSLADLMKDAYLCPHNPPQEE